A section of the Falco biarmicus isolate bFalBia1 chromosome 3, bFalBia1.pri, whole genome shotgun sequence genome encodes:
- the LOC130146832 gene encoding LOW QUALITY PROTEIN: Y+L amino acid transporter 2-like (The sequence of the model RefSeq protein was modified relative to this genomic sequence to represent the inferred CDS: inserted 1 base in 1 codon) — protein sequence MALILVISVGLYKIGKGQTENLGAPFKGSATNPKMITLALYSAAFSHAGRDMLNYVTEQMQDPERNIAISMSVVTIIYLLTNIAYRVVXDLSSLLTTDALALVFGSETLSCANWIIPIAVAMYCCSGLNSSMITAARPFYVGAREGHLPDSLSLVRIKCHTPAPALAFGVSDSLAPCLAGAAEDLYLGSLTPHLCLVFLLGFSCTAEIFLKCPQLKKLIQGGGGVCLTRGFFSVEREQLSSHSCSLNKISEE from the exons ATGGCTCTTATCTTGGTGATATCTGTTGGCCTTTACAAAATTGGTAAAG gacaaacagaaaacctggGAGCTCCATTCAAGGGCTCTGCAACTAACCCAAAGATGATCACGCTGGCTCTCTACTCTGCCGCCTTCTCCCATGCGGGACGGGACATGCTCAACTATGTCACTGAGCAGATGCAGGATCCCGAGAG gaaTATTGCAATTTCAATGTCTGTTGTGACTATTATTTACTTGTTGACTAATATAGCATACCGTGTAG TGGACTTGTCAAGTCTCCTCACAACTGATGCACTGGCTCTG GTGTTTGGCAGTGAAACCCTTAGTTGTGCTAACTGGATAATTCCTATAGCAGTGGCCATGTATTGCTGTAGTGGCTTAAACTCATCAATGATTACAGCAGCAAG gcctTTTTATGTTGGAGCTAGGGAAGGACACCTTCCTGACAGTCTGAGCTTGGTTCGTATAAAGTGCCACACACCAGCCCCTGCTCTCGCCTTCGGTGTAAGTGACAGCCTGGCCCCGTGCCTGGCCGGGGCAGCCGAGGATCTGTACCTGGGCAGTCTAACACCCCACCTCTGCCTGGTGTTTCTCCTGGGCTTCTCCTGCACTGCAGAAATCTTCCTCAAATGCCCACAACTTAAAAAACTCAttcagggtggtggtggtgtttgccTCAcgaggggttttttttcagtggaaagagAACAGCTTAGTTCACACTCGTGCTCTCTCAATAAGATTAGTGAGGAATAA